GACTCTGGTGTGGAAGGGGTTGTCCCAGCCAACCAACTGTCTACCAAGCCCGTTGACAACATCAATGATGTTGTCAAGGTTGGTGACGAACTTGACCTGGTTGTTATCTCCAAGATCGGGAGCGACAAGGAAAATGGTTCTTACCTGCTTTCTCATCGGCGCTTAGAAGCCATGAAGGTTTGGAACGAAATCCAAAAGAAGTTTGACGATGGCGAAACCATCACCGCTACGGTTACGCAAGCCGTTAAGGGTGGGTTGGTTGTTGACGCCGGCGTCCGTGGGTTCGTTCCGGCCTCAATGATTACTGACCACTACGTTGAAGATCTGAACCAATTCAAGGGCGAAGAACTTGAATTCAAGATCATTGAAATCGAACCAAGTGAAAACCGCCTGATCCTTTCCCACAAGGAAATCGTTCAAGCACAACACGAAGAAGCTGCCAAGAAGATCTTCTCTGAATTGGCTGCTGGTGACGTGGTTGAAGGTAAGGTTGCCCGGATGACTAACTTCGGGGCCTTCATCGACCTTGGCGGTGTTGACGGGTTAGTTCACGTTTCCGAAATTTCTTACGACCACGTTGACAAGCCAGCCGACGTTCTGGAAGTTGGTCAAGAAGTTAAGG
The nucleotide sequence above comes from Limosilactobacillus fermentum. Encoded proteins:
- the rpsA gene encoding 30S ribosomal protein S1, with amino-acid sequence MAENENNNAMLEALDSIKTVNVGDVVKGRVLQIDDDRQAIVGIEDSGVEGVVPANQLSTKPVDNINDVVKVGDELDLVVISKIGSDKENGSYLLSHRRLEAMKVWNEIQKKFDDGETITATVTQAVKGGLVVDAGVRGFVPASMITDHYVEDLNQFKGEELEFKIIEIEPSENRLILSHKEIVQAQHEEAAKKIFSELAAGDVVEGKVARMTNFGAFIDLGGVDGLVHVSEISYDHVDKPADVLEVGQEVKVKVLNVDPERERISLSIKQTLPGPWDDIEEKAAVGTVLTGTVKRLTSFGAFVEVFPGVEGLVHISQISHKHIATPADVLEAGQEVKVKVLNVDPERQRLGLSIKALEEAPAGSDNNNNNNGGSRRPRRRNNNYIADAPEEESGFNLGDLLGDQLKNFDK